The following proteins come from a genomic window of Myroides odoratus DSM 2801:
- a CDS encoding KUP/HAK/KT family potassium transporter, with amino-acid sequence MSQSKSTHLDRVSLGTLLVTLGIIYGDIGTSPLYVMKAIMGKAIIQEEVVLGAISCVFWTLTLQTTIKYVFLTLKADNNGEGGIFSLFTLVKKLKKPWLIVPAIIGGSALLADGIITPPISISSAVEGLKIYQPELATIPIVIGILVGIFFIQQFGTKTIGRFFGPMMMIWFLMLGILGFSHLIDNLSVLRALNPYYAFHLLTIHSEGYLVLGFVFLCTTGAEALYSDLGHCGIKNIRISWMFVKTMLVLSYFGQGALLIEHAGSTLMDLSPNSEQPANPFYLVMPDWFLPFGIGIATLAAVIASQALISGSFTLINEAIRLNLWPKVRVKFPTNIRGQLYIPSINFLLFIGCVFVVLHFKESGNMEAAYGLAITLCMIMTTILLGYFMVLKRVPLIIIILVEIIYLSIEVSFFISNVQKFSHGGYVTVIIAGVLASVMTVNYLGKKIRRNYTDLVNIVDYQDILTDLSQDQTMPKYVTNLVYLTNAHNPSKIEYKAMFSIINRRPKRADNYWFVHVNVVDEPYKSEYKVVKYGTHQNILRIDFYLGFRNEQRINVLMKQVVTELMLQGEIDITTRYESLHKIDAIGDFEYVLIEKELSYDNDLPMKEKIILDLYDFLKKISLSEEKAFGLDSSAVKVERFPLIINPIEDLPLKRLE; translated from the coding sequence ATGTCACAATCAAAATCGACGCATCTAGATCGCGTATCACTAGGCACACTATTAGTAACTTTAGGAATTATCTATGGGGATATTGGGACTTCGCCGCTGTATGTGATGAAAGCCATCATGGGGAAAGCCATTATTCAAGAAGAAGTTGTTTTAGGGGCTATCTCTTGTGTGTTTTGGACCTTAACGTTGCAAACCACAATTAAATATGTTTTTTTGACGCTAAAAGCGGATAACAATGGAGAAGGAGGAATCTTCTCGTTATTTACGTTAGTCAAAAAGCTAAAGAAACCTTGGTTGATTGTTCCTGCCATTATCGGTGGAAGTGCATTACTTGCCGACGGAATTATTACACCTCCGATTTCGATATCTTCTGCGGTAGAAGGACTTAAAATTTATCAACCAGAATTAGCAACGATACCAATCGTGATTGGAATATTAGTTGGAATCTTCTTTATTCAACAGTTTGGAACCAAAACAATTGGACGATTCTTTGGTCCAATGATGATGATTTGGTTCTTGATGCTCGGTATTTTAGGTTTTAGCCATTTAATTGATAACCTAAGCGTGCTTAGAGCATTGAATCCGTATTATGCTTTTCATTTGTTGACCATTCACTCGGAAGGTTATTTGGTGTTGGGATTTGTATTTCTATGTACAACTGGAGCCGAAGCATTATATAGTGATTTAGGTCATTGTGGAATAAAAAATATCCGCATCAGCTGGATGTTTGTCAAAACGATGTTGGTGTTGAGCTATTTTGGACAAGGAGCATTGCTTATTGAGCATGCTGGAAGTACCTTGATGGACTTATCTCCAAATTCTGAACAACCCGCAAACCCGTTTTATTTGGTGATGCCAGATTGGTTCTTGCCTTTTGGAATTGGAATTGCAACATTGGCTGCCGTTATTGCTTCTCAAGCTTTAATTAGTGGGTCGTTTACCTTGATTAATGAAGCCATTCGACTTAATCTATGGCCGAAGGTTCGCGTGAAATTTCCAACGAATATTAGAGGGCAACTTTATATCCCATCCATTAACTTCCTTTTATTTATTGGTTGTGTCTTCGTAGTGCTACACTTTAAAGAATCCGGAAATATGGAGGCAGCTTACGGTTTGGCGATTACCCTTTGTATGATCATGACGACCATCTTATTGGGGTATTTTATGGTGCTCAAACGTGTACCTTTGATTATTATCATCTTGGTGGAAATTATCTACTTATCTATTGAGGTTTCATTCTTTATCTCCAACGTACAAAAATTCTCGCATGGAGGTTATGTAACGGTGATTATCGCAGGTGTATTAGCTTCAGTTATGACGGTGAATTACTTGGGAAAAAAGATCAGACGCAATTATACGGATTTGGTGAATATCGTGGATTATCAAGATATTTTGACCGATTTAAGTCAGGATCAAACCATGCCGAAATACGTGACAAACTTGGTGTATTTAACCAATGCTCATAATCCTTCAAAAATTGAATACAAAGCCATGTTCTCCATTATTAACCGCCGTCCAAAACGGGCGGATAACTATTGGTTTGTCCATGTAAATGTGGTTGATGAACCGTATAAATCAGAATATAAAGTCGTTAAATATGGCACACATCAAAATATACTGCGTATTGACTTTTACTTGGGATTCCGAAATGAACAACGCATCAATGTATTGATGAAACAAGTTGTAACGGAATTAATGCTGCAAGGCGAAATTGATATTACTACGCGTTATGAATCTCTACATAAAATTGATGCGATTGGCGATTTTGAGTATGTTCTAATTGAAAAAGAGCTGTCGTACGACAATGATTTACCAATGAAAGAGAAGATTATTCTCGATCTCTATGACTTCTTGAAAAAGATATCGTTATCAGAAGAAAAGGCTTTCGGTTTAGATAGTAGTGCCGTGAAAGTAGAGCGTTTTCCTTTGATTATTAATCCGATTGAAGATCTACCTTTGAAGCGTTTAGAATAA
- the trhO gene encoding oxygen-dependent tRNA uridine(34) hydroxylase TrhO produces the protein MQLYNTLSAEERAELIEQAGENRLTLSFYAYAKIENPQQFRDDLFLAWDALDALGRTYVAHEGINAQMSVPASKFEAFRQTLEAYDFMKGIRLNVAVEQDDLSFLKLTVKVRNKIVADGLNDDTFDVTNKGIHLRAKEFNQLLEDPNTVVVDFRNHYESEVGHFVGAITPDVDTFRESLPIIKDQLEEIKEEKNLLMYCTGGIRCEKASAYFKHHGFKNVYQLEGGIIEYTRQVKDEGLESKFIGKNFVFDHRLGERITDDVIANCHQCGKPCDVHVNCANEACHLLFIQCDECAENMHGCCSTECLEVIQLPVEEQKNLRKGVQKGNLIFKKGRSESLKFKKNVEGAAEIQPVKVSTVTQIRKKQVERKVLVGTVQHYFTKASVGQFEIDKAVQLGDKIAIVGPTTGDERLVLEKMLVNGQEVTVAQTGDRMTMELGFRVRKNDQIFKILD, from the coding sequence ATGCAACTGTATAACACATTAAGCGCAGAAGAAAGAGCAGAACTTATTGAACAAGCAGGAGAAAACCGCTTGACTTTGTCTTTCTATGCGTATGCCAAAATCGAAAACCCACAACAATTTAGAGATGATTTATTCCTAGCATGGGATGCGTTAGATGCCTTAGGCCGTACTTACGTAGCTCACGAAGGAATTAATGCACAGATGTCTGTACCAGCATCGAAATTTGAAGCGTTCCGCCAAACGTTGGAAGCGTATGATTTCATGAAGGGCATTCGCTTAAATGTTGCGGTAGAACAAGACGATTTGTCTTTCTTAAAGCTAACAGTGAAGGTTAGAAATAAAATCGTTGCCGACGGATTAAATGATGATACGTTTGATGTGACCAATAAAGGGATTCACTTAAGAGCCAAAGAATTTAATCAATTGTTAGAGGATCCTAACACCGTTGTGGTGGATTTCCGTAACCACTATGAAAGTGAAGTCGGTCATTTTGTGGGTGCTATTACACCTGATGTGGATACTTTCCGCGAATCATTACCAATCATCAAAGATCAATTAGAAGAAATCAAAGAGGAAAAAAACTTATTGATGTATTGTACTGGGGGGATTCGCTGTGAAAAAGCATCGGCTTACTTCAAACACCACGGATTCAAAAATGTTTACCAATTAGAAGGCGGTATTATTGAATATACCCGTCAGGTAAAAGATGAAGGGTTAGAAAGTAAATTCATCGGTAAAAACTTCGTATTTGACCACCGTTTAGGGGAGCGTATTACAGATGATGTAATTGCCAATTGCCACCAATGCGGAAAACCTTGTGATGTACACGTAAACTGTGCCAATGAAGCGTGTCACTTGTTGTTCATTCAATGTGACGAATGTGCAGAAAACATGCATGGTTGTTGTTCAACCGAATGTTTGGAGGTTATTCAATTGCCAGTTGAGGAACAAAAGAATTTGAGAAAAGGCGTTCAAAAAGGAAATTTAATTTTCAAAAAAGGACGTTCAGAATCGCTAAAATTCAAGAAGAATGTAGAAGGAGCAGCTGAAATTCAACCGGTAAAAGTGAGCACAGTGACTCAAATTCGCAAAAAGCAAGTAGAGCGCAAAGTGTTAGTTGGAACTGTTCAACACTATTTTACGAAAGCAAGTGTAGGTCAGTTTGAGATTGATAAAGCAGTACAGCTGGGAGATAAAATTGCCATTGTAGGGCCAACAACAGGAGATGAGCGTTTGGTTTTAGAGAAAATGTTGGTGAATGGGCAAGAGGTTACGGTAGCACAAACAGGGGACCGTATGACAATGGAACTAGGGTTCCGCGTGCGTAAAAACGACCAAATCTTTAAAATACTAGATTAA
- a CDS encoding peptidase U32 family protein yields MTVSGRVELMAPAGNFESLQAAIDNGADSVYFGVDQLNMRARSTVNFSVDDLPEIARRCKEKKVRTYLTLNTIIYDHDLSVVKTLLNKAKEADLTAVIASDQAVIASARAIGLEVHISTQLNVTNIETVKFYSLFADTIVLSRELSLRQVKKITEAIEREQVKGPSGNLVEIEIFGHGALCMAVSGKCYLSLHSHNSSANRGACKQNCRKKYTVIDQESGFEIEIDNEYMMSPKDLCTIDFLDQVIDTGIKVVKIEGRGRAPEYVATVIRAYREAIDAIAEGTYSKEKVAEWMTALETVYNRGFWSGYYLGQKLGEWSDNPGSNATQKKVYVGKAAHYFQKAAIGEFKIEAYDIKVGDRILITGPSTGAQELTIDELFVNEQATEKAIKGDDCTIKLPFRVRLSDKMYKIVTTE; encoded by the coding sequence ATGACAGTTTCAGGAAGAGTTGAATTGATGGCTCCCGCTGGAAACTTCGAATCGTTGCAAGCTGCAATTGATAACGGAGCCGATTCAGTGTATTTTGGAGTAGATCAATTGAATATGCGCGCACGTTCAACGGTGAATTTTTCAGTAGATGATTTACCCGAAATCGCCAGACGTTGTAAAGAGAAAAAGGTACGTACTTACTTGACATTAAACACGATTATTTACGATCATGATTTGTCTGTAGTAAAAACTTTGCTCAATAAAGCAAAAGAAGCGGATTTGACAGCTGTAATTGCGTCAGATCAAGCCGTAATTGCCTCGGCTAGAGCGATTGGTTTAGAGGTACACATCTCTACGCAATTGAACGTGACCAATATTGAAACTGTTAAGTTTTATAGTTTATTTGCTGATACCATTGTATTATCGCGTGAATTGAGTTTGCGCCAAGTGAAAAAAATTACAGAAGCCATTGAAAGAGAGCAGGTCAAAGGACCTTCTGGAAATTTAGTGGAGATTGAGATTTTTGGACATGGAGCTTTGTGTATGGCCGTTTCTGGAAAGTGTTATTTGAGCTTGCACTCGCATAATTCATCTGCCAATCGCGGAGCATGCAAACAAAATTGCCGTAAAAAGTATACCGTTATCGATCAAGAAAGTGGATTTGAAATCGAGATTGACAACGAATACATGATGTCACCGAAAGATTTATGTACGATTGACTTCTTGGATCAGGTGATTGATACGGGAATAAAAGTAGTGAAAATCGAAGGAAGAGGTAGAGCACCAGAATATGTAGCAACAGTGATTCGCGCATATAGAGAAGCCATTGATGCGATTGCAGAAGGAACCTATAGCAAAGAAAAAGTTGCCGAATGGATGACTGCTTTAGAAACAGTATATAATCGCGGGTTTTGGAGTGGATACTATTTAGGACAGAAGTTAGGGGAGTGGAGTGATAATCCTGGAAGTAACGCCACACAGAAAAAAGTATATGTAGGGAAGGCTGCACATTACTTTCAAAAAGCGGCTATTGGTGAATTCAAAATCGAAGCCTATGACATTAAAGTTGGCGATCGTATTTTGATTACAGGACCGAGTACTGGCGCACAAGAATTGACTATTGATGAACTATTTGTGAATGAACAAGCCACAGAAAAAGCCATCAAAGGAGATGATTGTACGATTAAGTTACCCTTCCGCGTTCGCTTGTCTGATAAAATGTACAAAATTGTAACAACAGAATGA
- a CDS encoding ferredoxin, producing the protein MIVITLQREKCIGCNYCVEVAPQQFQMSKKDGKTVLLRAVNNKGFHTLKSPDYTILEACEQAEKICPVHIINVKEV; encoded by the coding sequence ATGATTGTAATTACTTTACAGCGCGAGAAATGTATTGGATGCAATTACTGTGTTGAAGTTGCTCCACAGCAATTTCAAATGTCAAAGAAAGACGGTAAAACAGTATTGCTTAGAGCAGTCAATAATAAAGGATTTCACACCTTGAAATCACCAGACTATACCATTTTAGAAGCTTGTGAACAAGCAGAAAAAATATGTCCTGTACATATTATTAACGTCAAAGAAGTATAA
- a CDS encoding arsenate reductase family protein, with product MRKIYYLSSCDTCKRILGQMPNLDTFELQDIKKEPVTAAQLQALYAVVGSYEKLFNKRAQLYKARGLKDQNLQEEDYKNLILEQYTFLNRPVIVIDEAVFVGNSKKVVEEAIAKATK from the coding sequence ATGAGAAAAATATATTATTTGAGTTCTTGCGATACTTGTAAGCGAATTTTGGGACAAATGCCAAATTTGGATACATTCGAATTGCAGGATATCAAAAAAGAACCCGTTACCGCTGCGCAACTACAAGCGCTTTATGCTGTGGTTGGGAGTTATGAAAAACTCTTCAATAAACGCGCACAGCTGTATAAGGCAAGAGGCTTAAAAGATCAAAATCTACAAGAGGAAGATTACAAAAATTTGATTCTAGAACAGTATACCTTTTTGAATCGACCTGTCATAGTGATTGACGAAGCTGTTTTTGTCGGAAATAGCAAAAAAGTAGTAGAAGAAGCGATTGCGAAAGCAACAAAATAA
- the gmk gene encoding guanylate kinase, translated as MNKGKLIVFSAPSGSGKTTIVRHLLEQGDLNLDFSISCTSREARTGEENGKDYYFISLDDFKKHIKNDDFLEWEEVYRDNFYGTLKAEVERIWALGKNVIFDIDVAGGLRIKRKFPDETLAVFVKPPSIDELKIRLKKRSTESEDKINMRIAKASVELATAPQFDTIIKNYDLDTAKEEAYQLVRNFVK; from the coding sequence ATGAATAAAGGGAAATTAATCGTTTTTTCTGCTCCTTCGGGATCTGGGAAGACGACCATCGTACGTCATTTATTAGAGCAAGGAGATTTAAATCTGGATTTCTCTATTTCTTGTACCTCACGTGAGGCGAGAACAGGAGAGGAGAATGGAAAAGATTATTACTTCATTTCTTTGGATGATTTTAAGAAGCACATTAAAAATGATGATTTCTTAGAGTGGGAAGAGGTATATCGCGATAATTTTTATGGTACACTAAAGGCGGAAGTTGAACGCATTTGGGCTTTGGGCAAAAATGTTATTTTTGACATTGATGTGGCTGGAGGATTGCGTATCAAACGCAAATTTCCTGATGAAACACTTGCTGTTTTTGTGAAACCACCAAGTATAGATGAGTTGAAAATCCGCTTGAAAAAGCGTTCGACAGAAAGTGAAGATAAAATCAATATGCGCATCGCTAAGGCTTCAGTAGAACTAGCAACTGCGCCTCAGTTTGATACCATTATTAAGAACTACGACTTGGATACAGCAAAAGAAGAAGCTTACCAATTGGTGCGTAACTTTGTAAAATAA
- the nadD gene encoding nicotinate (nicotinamide) nucleotide adenylyltransferase, with protein MKIGLYFGTFNPVHIGHIVIANHLVQYTDLDEVWMVVTPHNPLKKKKGLLEDFHRLHMVNLATADYDYIRPSDIEFTLPQPNYTTNTIAYLHERFPKHEFALIMGEDNLDSLPKWKNYEVLLEQYKIYVYPRLDRDRVEESPLMQHPHIVRVENAPVMEISATFIRTAIKEGKNVQPLVDKEVWKYIDHNLFYKK; from the coding sequence ATGAAAATTGGTTTGTATTTCGGAACCTTTAATCCCGTACATATCGGACATATAGTGATTGCCAATCACTTGGTTCAATATACGGATTTAGATGAGGTTTGGATGGTGGTAACGCCCCATAATCCCCTAAAGAAAAAGAAGGGATTACTCGAAGACTTTCACCGTTTGCACATGGTCAATCTAGCTACGGCAGATTACGACTATATTCGCCCATCTGATATTGAATTTACGTTGCCTCAGCCTAATTATACGACCAATACCATTGCCTATTTGCATGAGCGTTTTCCCAAACACGAGTTTGCCTTGATTATGGGAGAAGACAATTTAGATTCTTTACCAAAATGGAAGAATTACGAAGTATTGCTGGAGCAATATAAAATATACGTTTACCCGCGTTTAGATCGCGATAGAGTAGAAGAAAGTCCGCTGATGCAACACCCGCATATTGTGAGAGTAGAAAATGCACCCGTGATGGAGATTTCCGCTACTTTTATTCGAACAGCAATCAAAGAAGGAAAAAACGTACAACCACTAGTAGATAAAGAGGTGTGGAAATATATCGACCACAATCTGTTTTATAAAAAATAA
- a CDS encoding NAD(P)H-dependent glycerol-3-phosphate dehydrogenase: protein MSDYPKFAVIGGGSWATAIVKMLSENLGQIAWYMRNENAIEEIKVNHHNPNYLSSVEFDINQLLLTNDINKAVSYADYVIFAIPSAFLSEEMEQLYVSLENKVVISAIKGIIPETSLIVGEHFHQTYDVSYDNIAVITGPCHAEEVALERLSYLTIACRNEEHAKVIESCISSHYIKVKLTDDIIGTEYAAVLKNIYAIACGMAHGLGYGDNFQALLMSNAIREMKKFIKKVHHMKRNINNSAYLGDLLVTGYSLFSRNRMFGNMIGKGYTVKSAQMEMNMVAEGYYAAKSAYELNAKYGAKTPIINAVYDILYNGKDPKKTFRKLTEKLD from the coding sequence ATGAGTGATTATCCAAAGTTTGCAGTAATTGGAGGGGGAAGTTGGGCGACAGCTATCGTAAAAATGCTAAGTGAAAATCTAGGGCAAATTGCCTGGTACATGAGAAATGAGAATGCGATAGAAGAAATTAAGGTAAACCATCATAACCCTAATTATTTAAGTTCTGTCGAATTTGATATCAACCAGTTGTTATTGACGAATGATATTAATAAGGCTGTTTCTTATGCAGATTACGTAATCTTCGCTATTCCTTCCGCTTTTTTGAGCGAAGAAATGGAACAACTATACGTTAGTTTAGAAAATAAAGTGGTGATTTCTGCCATTAAGGGAATTATTCCAGAAACCAGCTTAATTGTTGGAGAGCATTTCCATCAAACTTATGATGTTTCGTATGATAATATCGCTGTGATTACAGGGCCTTGTCATGCTGAAGAGGTTGCTCTAGAGCGCTTGTCTTACCTTACGATTGCTTGTCGTAATGAAGAACATGCGAAAGTCATTGAAAGTTGCATCAGCAGCCATTATATCAAAGTAAAACTAACGGATGATATTATCGGAACAGAATATGCGGCCGTGTTGAAAAATATTTATGCCATTGCTTGTGGAATGGCACATGGATTAGGCTATGGTGATAATTTTCAAGCGCTATTGATGAGTAATGCTATTCGCGAGATGAAGAAATTCATCAAGAAAGTGCACCACATGAAACGCAATATTAATAATTCGGCCTATTTGGGAGATTTATTAGTAACGGGGTATTCGCTCTTTTCTCGTAACCGCATGTTTGGTAATATGATCGGGAAGGGGTATACAGTAAAATCAGCACAGATGGAGATGAATATGGTGGCAGAAGGGTATTACGCAGCAAAAAGTGCCTATGAACTCAATGCAAAATACGGTGCTAAAACACCTATTATCAATGCGGTGTACGATATTTTGTACAACGGCAAGGATCCGAAGAAAACATTTAGAAAGTTGACTGAAAAATTAGATTAA
- a CDS encoding TerC/Alx family metal homeostasis membrane protein codes for MDHLINHPGLLAVFGIVVLVMLLLDLGVFNRNSHVVSTKEALIWTVVWIGLAMVFSGVIYYYMDFENFARFQSAYWIEKALSIDNLFVFILVFTFFKVPKELHHRVLFWGIIGALVFRAIFIFAGVELINHTYLPAFELFGHQVEINVVLTIFGVFLLVSGIKSWFAKEDHSEEQDLTKNFAVRMVHKFFKVSNEYDGDKFFTVKNGVKMVTPLFVALMVIEFTDLVFAVDSIPAIFAIAPDDPFILYTSNIFAILGLRSLYFLLANFMDKFSKLKYGLAIILSFIGVKMIISPFVHIDSLVSLAVIASVLTLSVVLSLLFPPKKKDVSEI; via the coding sequence ATGGATCATTTAATTAATCACCCTGGCCTGTTGGCTGTTTTTGGAATTGTAGTATTAGTTATGCTTTTGTTGGATTTAGGTGTTTTCAATCGAAATAGCCATGTGGTTTCAACAAAAGAAGCGTTAATTTGGACGGTAGTATGGATTGGTTTAGCCATGGTATTTAGTGGCGTTATCTATTATTACATGGACTTTGAAAACTTTGCGCGATTCCAATCCGCTTATTGGATAGAAAAAGCCTTGTCCATCGATAATCTTTTTGTATTCATTTTGGTGTTTACCTTTTTTAAAGTACCGAAAGAATTACATCACCGCGTATTGTTCTGGGGGATTATTGGAGCTTTAGTCTTTAGAGCTATCTTTATCTTTGCTGGAGTTGAGTTAATTAACCATACGTATTTACCAGCATTTGAATTGTTTGGTCATCAAGTTGAAATTAACGTTGTATTGACTATTTTCGGGGTTTTCTTATTGGTTTCGGGAATCAAATCTTGGTTTGCCAAAGAAGATCACAGTGAAGAACAAGATTTAACCAAGAACTTCGCTGTACGTATGGTACATAAGTTCTTTAAAGTGAGTAATGAATACGACGGAGATAAATTCTTTACCGTTAAGAATGGCGTAAAAATGGTAACTCCACTTTTCGTAGCATTGATGGTGATTGAGTTTACCGATTTAGTTTTTGCGGTAGATAGTATTCCAGCGATTTTCGCTATTGCACCTGATGATCCATTCATTCTATATACATCGAATATCTTTGCTATTTTAGGATTGCGTTCGCTTTATTTCCTACTAGCTAATTTCATGGATAAATTCTCGAAATTGAAATATGGTTTGGCAATTATCTTGTCTTTCATCGGAGTGAAGATGATTATCTCTCCTTTTGTACATATTGATTCGCTCGTTTCTTTGGCTGTTATTGCAAGTGTATTGACCCTATCTGTGGTACTTTCTTTGTTGTTCCCTCCCAAGAAAAAGGATGTTTCAGAAATCTAA
- a CDS encoding c-type cytochrome encodes MKLKNTCIVLGFLGLMISLLSFTNTTVVTESTVDPTEWKNLTVLPKDISKEELKKVMKEYSAALGVKCSYCHAPAAEGDGLDFASDAKKEKEFARHMIVMTRKINVENFNWNNDPNPENINAVTCNMCHKGKASPKK; translated from the coding sequence ATGAAACTAAAAAACACTTGTATAGTATTAGGCTTTTTGGGCTTAATGATTAGCTTACTTTCCTTTACAAACACCACGGTGGTAACGGAAAGTACAGTAGACCCGACGGAATGGAAAAATCTAACCGTACTTCCGAAAGATATTTCGAAAGAAGAGTTGAAAAAAGTGATGAAAGAATATAGTGCTGCTTTAGGGGTAAAATGTAGTTATTGCCATGCTCCTGCAGCAGAAGGTGATGGTTTAGATTTTGCTTCAGACGCTAAAAAAGAAAAGGAATTTGCTCGTCATATGATTGTGATGACCCGCAAAATCAATGTGGAAAATTTCAATTGGAACAATGATCCCAATCCTGAAAATATTAATGCGGTCACTTGTAATATGTGCCACAAAGGAAAAGCTAGTCCTAAGAAATAA
- a CDS encoding DUF5687 family protein produces the protein MMYNWFFTLERKRLARGNKSNMDIVILIFKWLAIIYFAAMMLLAGIATYHGIQEYFTTATPIEMVSRYLIYYFAMELMFRFFLQKGPVATIKPYLILNIPRSKIVSFYVGKTFLSAFNIVQLFFLIPFAIVAIVEGESGIAVLAWTLTVYSIVFMMHCVAILMSAYAPVFYGVIGFVALCFGLQYYDIVDPTLYTQYFYVVPYQYPLSVIGYFLLLGVFVWSTYRFFLKRMYLDDLEKVRIKEGIALEMSWLDRFGRYASFLRNDVRLIVRNKRARVTVLMSIIFLFYGVFMFNTSGKEAMPMTFAVFLAFFSTGGFLMLFGQYVPSWDSSYYPLLMTQNVLYRDYLMSKWLIIALGTLVSTILCFFYIFVDMKLFYLILAMGIFNIGINGYFVLWGGAYLKTPMDLTAAKNVFGDKNAFNLRVMLISMPKVLLPLIFYFIGSLIYPFWGGFVLLILIGLAGMFLHKQAFQFIEKIYTREKYAALAAYKK, from the coding sequence ATGATGTACAACTGGTTCTTTACTTTAGAGCGGAAGCGTTTAGCCAGAGGAAACAAGAGCAATATGGATATTGTGATTCTCATTTTCAAGTGGCTCGCTATTATTTATTTTGCCGCTATGATGTTGCTTGCTGGAATTGCGACTTATCACGGTATTCAAGAATATTTCACTACGGCAACTCCCATCGAAATGGTGAGTCGCTACCTGATTTATTATTTTGCGATGGAATTGATGTTTCGCTTTTTCTTGCAAAAAGGACCTGTAGCCACGATTAAACCTTATTTGATTCTCAATATTCCGCGTTCAAAGATTGTATCCTTTTATGTAGGAAAAACATTTTTGAGTGCATTTAATATCGTACAATTGTTCTTCTTAATTCCATTTGCCATCGTTGCGATTGTGGAAGGAGAAAGTGGAATTGCAGTTTTAGCGTGGACACTTACGGTCTACAGTATTGTATTTATGATGCATTGCGTTGCGATTTTAATGAGTGCCTATGCACCGGTATTCTATGGGGTAATCGGATTTGTAGCGCTTTGTTTTGGATTGCAGTATTACGATATTGTCGATCCTACTTTATATACCCAGTATTTTTATGTTGTACCTTATCAATATCCGCTAAGTGTGATTGGGTATTTCTTGCTTTTGGGAGTCTTCGTTTGGAGTACCTATCGTTTCTTTCTTAAGCGAATGTATTTGGACGATTTAGAAAAAGTACGCATCAAAGAAGGAATTGCATTAGAGATGAGTTGGCTAGACCGCTTTGGTCGCTATGCGAGCTTTTTGCGCAACGATGTTCGTCTGATTGTCAGAAACAAAAGAGCAAGGGTGACAGTATTGATGAGTATTATTTTTCTTTTCTACGGGGTCTTTATGTTTAATACCTCTGGAAAGGAAGCGATGCCAATGACTTTTGCTGTGTTTCTTGCTTTCTTCTCAACAGGAGGATTCTTAATGTTATTTGGACAATATGTACCGAGTTGGGATTCTTCTTACTATCCGTTATTGATGACGCAAAACGTATTATACCGCGATTACCTCATGTCTAAGTGGCTGATTATCGCTCTGGGCACACTCGTTTCGACGATACTGTGTTTCTTCTATATTTTTGTGGACATGAAGTTGTTCTACTTGATTCTCGCTATGGGGATTTTTAATATAGGAATCAATGGTTATTTTGTTCTTTGGGGAGGAGCATACCTCAAAACGCCAATGGATTTAACCGCAGCAAAAAATGTATTTGGAGATAAAAATGCGTTTAATCTTCGCGTGATGCTTATTAGTATGCCTAAAGTATTGCTACCCCTTATCTTTTATTTTATCGGTTCGTTGATCTATCCGTTTTGGGGAGGTTTTGTCTTGTTGATTCTAATCGGATTAGCAGGAATGTTCCTACACAAACAAGCGTTCCAATTTATTGAAAAAATTTACACCCGTGAAAAATACGCAGCACTAGCTGCTTATAAAAAATAA